In Actinomycetota bacterium, a single window of DNA contains:
- a CDS encoding S-layer homology domain-containing protein, protein MRTFRSKLKKKAATLLAVSMLATSLMGMSIASANTGLEMPDDFTVTPSRDAFLPRFSMPTDVTTTTVGAAGYHWAAADIFDMMAVGSLKGYPDKMFRPNKAVTRAEFATAMTRGLQLPSPEDSVELRDLSEKHWAFKDVQKALPYLAMLPDGSFRPGTAATREDVAVALVMATGLDKRVADPVAIDLIFADYKTVSPDLRALVAVAVDQKLIKGYKVLKADGQYTDAAGLKYNLEIRGQSFVTRGEVAHLLNESRKNMSLGFKLAPGTELE, encoded by the coding sequence ATGCGTACGTTTAGGAGTAAGTTAAAGAAAAAAGCCGCTACTTTGCTTGCGGTAAGCATGCTGGCGACTTCGTTGATGGGAATGTCGATAGCTAGCGCCAATACGGGATTAGAAATGCCGGATGATTTCACAGTGACGCCTTCAAGGGACGCCTTCTTGCCAAGGTTTAGCATGCCTACAGATGTAACAACCACAACAGTAGGCGCAGCCGGGTACCACTGGGCCGCCGCCGATATTTTCGACATGATGGCCGTAGGGTCTCTCAAGGGTTATCCGGATAAAATGTTCCGTCCAAACAAGGCGGTTACCCGTGCGGAGTTCGCAACGGCTATGACGCGCGGTCTTCAGTTGCCCTCTCCCGAGGATAGCGTGGAACTCAGGGATCTCTCCGAGAAGCACTGGGCATTTAAAGACGTCCAGAAAGCCCTCCCTTACCTCGCGATGCTTCCTGATGGTTCATTCCGTCCAGGCACCGCGGCTACCAGAGAAGACGTAGCTGTGGCCTTAGTTATGGCTACCGGTCTCGACAAGAGGGTTGCGGACCCGGTCGCTATCGACTTGATCTTTGCGGACTACAAGACCGTATCTCCGGACCTGAGAGCCCTCGTCGCTGTAGCCGTCGATCAGAAATTGATCAAGGGCTACAAAGTATTAAAGGCGGATGGTCAGTATACTGACGCTGCTGGCCTCAAGTATAACCTCGAAATCAGAGGTCAGAGCTTTGTAACCAGGGGCGAAGTGGCCCACCTGCTCAACGAGTCCAGGAAGAACATGTCGCTCG
- the pstA gene encoding phosphate ABC transporter permease PstA, translating to MIDIALKKKRNRTSPGPFLCWLSTAIIVVVCAGLVIYPLIVGAKAINLEFLLTDPLPSLKEELSGGILTPIAGTIIIILITSVITTPIALGTAIYLTEYAGRDKLPTRLMSLGIDVLAGVPSAVLAIFGLAVFSLPQLAIFSSKVEGAELSFGNSFLVGGIVMILHIISFVIKAMEESIKSVPSSYRDAAYALGTTRWRTIKRAVLPAARPGIITGIILGIGLIAGDTAIIWLCVGGSMTMTGAEQWWLPWNWLAVIQHSGSTLTSYIFYSSPAGEGNSPNKAFGAVFVLMVIILALNLIVDYLGKTKKITQV from the coding sequence ATGATCGATATAGCGTTGAAGAAAAAGCGAAACCGGACTTCGCCGGGGCCGTTTTTGTGCTGGCTAAGTACGGCGATTATCGTGGTTGTTTGCGCCGGATTGGTTATATACCCGCTAATCGTCGGCGCCAAAGCGATAAATTTAGAGTTTCTATTGACCGATCCGCTGCCAAGCCTTAAAGAAGAATTGAGCGGGGGGATACTTACACCAATCGCCGGAACAATCATCATAATATTGATCACCTCGGTGATCACAACCCCAATAGCCCTTGGTACCGCCATATACCTTACGGAGTATGCGGGTAGAGATAAATTACCAACCCGATTGATGTCTCTCGGCATCGATGTGCTTGCCGGAGTTCCGAGCGCGGTATTGGCGATATTCGGATTGGCGGTATTCAGCCTCCCGCAATTGGCGATCTTCAGCAGTAAAGTTGAAGGGGCCGAGCTGTCATTTGGGAATTCATTTCTTGTCGGGGGGATAGTAATGATACTCCATATTATATCGTTTGTCATAAAAGCCATGGAGGAATCTATAAAATCCGTCCCGTCGAGCTATCGAGACGCGGCTTACGCTCTCGGAACTACGCGCTGGAGAACGATTAAGAGGGCCGTTTTGCCGGCGGCCAGGCCTGGAATAATTACGGGAATAATTCTGGGCATAGGTCTTATAGCCGGCGATACCGCCATTATCTGGCTTTGCGTGGGCGGCAGCATGACGATGACGGGCGCCGAGCAATGGTGGTTGCCATGGAACTGGCTTGCCGTCATCCAGCATTCCGGGAGCACCCTGACCTCCTATATCTTTTATTCGTCTCCCGCCGGAGAAGGAAACTCTCCAAATAAGGCTTTTGGAGCGGTGTTCGTCCTTATGGTTATAATTCTAGCGCTCAATCTGATCGTTGATTATTTGGGCAAAACAAAAAAGATAACACAGGTATGA
- the pstB gene encoding phosphate ABC transporter ATP-binding protein produces MAAKTNTVKIETRNLNAWYGPKQVIFSVDLPVIENEIIAFIGPSGCGKSTYLRCMNRMNDIIKSFRIEGDITLDGYDIYARDVDLATLRRKVGMVFQHPNPFPMSIFDNIAFGVRESNRRIKKAELGEIVEESLRQASLWNEVKDNLNASGLSLSGGQQQRLCIARALAVKPEVIMLDEPCSSLDPVSTARIEELLLQLCEEYTIIIVTHNLGQARRISHRMAFFLNGRLIEEGPTAEMSIRPRCRETENYLCGRFG; encoded by the coding sequence ATGGCGGCCAAAACAAATACCGTCAAAATAGAGACGAGAAATCTTAATGCCTGGTATGGGCCGAAACAGGTTATTTTCAGCGTAGACCTTCCCGTGATTGAAAATGAAATCATAGCGTTCATCGGACCTTCGGGTTGCGGCAAGAGCACTTATCTGCGCTGCATGAACCGGATGAACGATATCATAAAATCATTTAGGATAGAGGGAGATATAACCCTCGACGGCTATGATATTTACGCCCGGGATGTCGATCTCGCTACTTTAAGGCGCAAGGTGGGGATGGTGTTTCAGCACCCAAATCCGTTCCCGATGTCAATCTTCGACAATATCGCCTTTGGAGTGCGTGAGAGTAATCGGCGAATTAAGAAAGCGGAACTCGGAGAAATCGTAGAAGAAAGCCTGCGCCAGGCGAGTCTGTGGAACGAAGTGAAAGATAATTTAAACGCATCCGGGCTTTCTCTCTCCGGCGGCCAACAACAACGCCTCTGTATCGCGCGTGCTCTGGCGGTAAAACCGGAGGTCATAATGTTGGACGAACCGTGTTCTTCACTTGACCCGGTCTCAACAGCCCGGATCGAGGAGCTTCTCTTACAGCTGTGTGAAGAGTACACGATAATTATCGTCACCCACAACCTGGGCCAAGCGCGTCGCATCTCCCACCGCATGGCATTTTTCTTGAACGGTCGCTTGATCGAAGAAGGTCCTACGGCCGAGATGTCGATCCGTCCGCGTTGCCGGGAGACGGAGAATTACCTTTGCGGTCGTTTCGGGTAG